In the Paraburkholderia caribensis genome, one interval contains:
- a CDS encoding HTD2 family dehydratase: MSQLDITKLRKWVGQTLVDEDVLDVRHARLMAATIGSNGEDLVTGAPLPPLWHWLFFLEGLSSERLGRDGHPQRGGFLPPVPLPNRMWAGGRVRFIDALPLGATVEKRSTILAVEHKQGRSGELVFVTVQHEIAYGGRVVVSEEHDIVYKETTPGGPARQEVRRAPGEHRESFLATSTTLFRYSALTFNGHRIHYDQDYCRDVEGYPNLVIHGPLNATLLASLAQRIAGKRLTTFDYRGVQPAILGNALTLNGTREGEHLELWTALPDERVSMQAKATF, encoded by the coding sequence ATGAGCCAGCTCGACATCACCAAGCTGCGCAAATGGGTGGGCCAGACTCTCGTGGACGAAGACGTGCTCGACGTCCGCCATGCCCGCCTGATGGCCGCCACGATTGGGAGCAATGGCGAGGACCTCGTTACTGGCGCGCCGTTGCCCCCGCTGTGGCATTGGCTCTTTTTCCTAGAGGGCCTATCGTCGGAGCGGCTCGGCCGTGACGGGCACCCCCAGCGCGGCGGGTTCCTGCCCCCGGTGCCGCTGCCGAACCGGATGTGGGCGGGCGGCCGCGTCCGCTTTATCGACGCGTTGCCCTTAGGTGCCACGGTGGAAAAACGTTCGACGATCCTCGCGGTAGAGCATAAGCAGGGCCGCTCTGGCGAGCTCGTGTTCGTCACGGTGCAGCACGAAATAGCGTACGGCGGGCGAGTTGTCGTTTCGGAAGAGCACGATATCGTCTACAAGGAAACAACTCCGGGAGGTCCCGCGCGCCAAGAAGTCCGGCGCGCACCGGGCGAGCATCGCGAAAGCTTCCTCGCGACATCTACGACGCTCTTTCGCTATTCTGCGCTCACCTTCAACGGCCACCGCATCCACTATGATCAGGACTACTGTCGAGATGTCGAGGGTTATCCCAACCTGGTCATCCATGGGCCGCTGAATGCGACGCTACTGGCTAGTCTCGCGCAACGCATCGCCGGCAAGCGGCTGACCACGTTCGACTACCGGGGCGTGCAGCCGGCTATTTTGGGAAACGCACTCACCCTCAACGGCACACGGGAGGGCGAGCATCTCGAACTCTGGACCGCGCTACCCGACGAGCGAGTTTCCATGCAGGCGAAAGCAACCTTCTGA
- a CDS encoding CaiB/BaiF CoA transferase family protein, with amino-acid sequence MNRQTSTEQPLPLAGVTVVAIEQALAAPLCTCRLADMGARVIKIERPEGDFARGYDRAANGNSSYFLWTNRGKESVVLDFKLADDAALLHRLIAEADIFVQNLAPGALSRAGFDSATLRDKYPQLITCDITGYGTGSETSKLKAYDFLVQCESGLVSVSGAPDAPGRIGVSICDIGAGMNATIAVLSALALRNRSGKGTGVSVSLFDGAADWMTVPYVHERYGRGAPTPQGLKHPSIAPYGAYRTSEGRDIVISIQNDREWSNFCAVFLGDQDIAGDVRFATNNARVQNREPLDALIGDVFSTKTLDDALSLLGDANIAYGQLRLVAEMTGHPALRTWPMAADGMELQMIAPPVRAPWDAQCFKPAPKLGEHTARIREEFPDEAEEASA; translated from the coding sequence ATGAATCGCCAGACTTCAACTGAACAACCATTGCCGCTCGCCGGAGTCACGGTCGTCGCCATCGAACAGGCGCTCGCTGCCCCTCTTTGCACGTGCCGCCTCGCTGACATGGGCGCGCGCGTGATAAAGATCGAGCGCCCCGAGGGCGACTTTGCGCGCGGCTACGACAGGGCCGCGAACGGTAACTCGTCCTACTTCCTCTGGACCAACCGCGGTAAGGAGTCGGTCGTTCTCGACTTTAAGCTTGCCGACGACGCTGCGTTGTTGCATCGCCTTATCGCTGAAGCCGACATTTTCGTTCAGAACCTTGCCCCCGGTGCGCTCTCGCGCGCGGGTTTCGACAGCGCCACGCTGCGAGACAAGTATCCGCAACTCATTACCTGCGATATCACCGGGTACGGAACCGGTAGTGAAACGAGCAAACTCAAAGCCTATGATTTTCTCGTGCAGTGCGAGAGCGGCCTCGTTAGCGTGAGCGGTGCGCCGGACGCCCCCGGTCGCATCGGCGTTTCGATCTGCGATATCGGCGCAGGCATGAACGCCACCATTGCCGTACTATCTGCACTTGCGCTGCGCAATCGGTCCGGCAAGGGCACGGGCGTTTCGGTCTCGCTCTTCGATGGCGCCGCCGACTGGATGACTGTGCCTTATGTTCACGAGCGCTATGGCAGAGGCGCTCCCACGCCGCAGGGCCTCAAGCATCCGTCGATCGCACCATACGGGGCGTATCGCACCAGCGAAGGACGCGACATCGTGATCAGCATCCAGAACGACCGCGAGTGGAGCAACTTCTGCGCAGTCTTCCTCGGCGATCAAGACATCGCAGGCGACGTGCGCTTCGCCACCAACAACGCCCGTGTGCAAAACCGCGAACCGCTCGACGCCCTGATCGGTGACGTATTCAGCACGAAGACACTTGACGACGCCCTGTCGCTGCTTGGCGACGCCAATATCGCGTATGGCCAGTTGCGCTTGGTCGCCGAAATGACCGGGCATCCGGCACTGCGCACTTGGCCGATGGCGGCGGACGGCATGGAACTGCAGATGATCGCTCCCCCCGTGCGCGCCCCTTGGGACGCCCAGTGCTTCAAGCCAGCGCCTAAGCTTGGCGAACACACCGCGCGCATCCGCGAGGAGTTCCCGGATGAAGCAGAGGAGGCAAGCGCATGA
- a CDS encoding LysR family transcriptional regulator yields MKVFLAVAEEGGVTRGADRCHLAPSSVSLRIKGLEEVVGAPLLVRLARGVVPTPAGRIVMEHARRCIAQIEQMNADLLPFSNGLVGHVTLFANNNAISSHLPDDLACFFSRYSNVRISLEERLSHDIVAAVASGRADLGVVALEANHPELDFHRYREDELVVVTARDSDIAGLGEIGFGGCLERPFISLQPGAALHTFLMNHASALGGRLDVRVQVSSYGAIVKLVASGAGIGIVARSAIESELASNVTVLKLAERWACRDLRVCVLRNAPVLNPFRDRLLEVLTGTAAASA; encoded by the coding sequence TTGAAAGTATTTCTGGCGGTTGCCGAAGAGGGCGGAGTTACACGTGGCGCGGATCGCTGCCACCTTGCTCCTTCATCAGTGAGCCTAAGAATCAAGGGCTTAGAAGAGGTCGTGGGCGCACCCTTGCTGGTGCGGCTCGCGCGCGGCGTGGTGCCGACGCCGGCCGGGCGCATCGTGATGGAGCATGCGCGGCGCTGCATCGCGCAAATAGAGCAGATGAATGCGGATCTGTTGCCGTTTTCGAATGGTCTGGTAGGGCATGTGACACTGTTCGCTAACAACAATGCAATCAGCTCGCATTTGCCAGACGATCTCGCGTGTTTTTTCTCGCGCTATTCTAACGTGCGGATTTCCTTAGAAGAGCGTCTTAGCCACGACATCGTAGCGGCTGTCGCCTCCGGCCGTGCGGACTTGGGCGTAGTAGCGCTCGAGGCGAATCATCCGGAGCTAGACTTTCACCGCTACCGCGAGGACGAACTCGTGGTCGTCACCGCACGCGACAGCGATATTGCCGGACTAGGCGAGATCGGCTTTGGGGGATGCCTTGAGCGTCCATTTATTAGCCTTCAGCCAGGCGCTGCTTTGCACACGTTCCTCATGAATCATGCGAGCGCACTAGGCGGGCGCCTCGACGTGCGGGTGCAGGTATCGAGCTACGGCGCGATCGTAAAGCTTGTCGCCTCGGGTGCGGGAATCGGCATCGTTGCGCGCTCGGCCATTGAGAGCGAACTAGCGAGCAATGTCACAGTGCTCAAGCTCGCTGAACGATGGGCTTGTCGCGACCTGCGTGTATGTGTACTGCGCAACGCACCGGTATTGAATCCGTTTCGGGACCGACTGCTTGAAGTGCTGACCGGCACGGCCGCCGCTTCCGCCTGA
- a CDS encoding GntR family transcriptional regulator, which translates to MSVLRIPKVAKKTAEAQAADVLRESIMSGSILPGSRVTEIQISDEMGLSRATVRAALNQLAKEGLVSLIPYTGWTVVSLSSRDAWELYTLRSSIERLAAQLVASSLSVEQAEVIRKSFDQLVEACQGRSQKQIAVADFSLHKAIIVAARHGRLLSQYELVERQIRLYIRSSDALIHDNEDIVAQHRPIVEAILAGDVNRAGALSEAHNMSEGEKLTSHLLSLEANAQAEPDEPATARGRLRNLKPRRRSVA; encoded by the coding sequence ATGTCAGTTCTGAGAATCCCGAAGGTTGCAAAAAAGACTGCAGAGGCGCAGGCAGCGGACGTGCTCCGCGAGTCGATCATGTCTGGATCGATCCTGCCCGGTTCACGCGTGACTGAGATTCAGATTTCCGATGAGATGGGGCTTTCGCGCGCTACCGTGCGAGCGGCTCTGAACCAGCTTGCAAAGGAAGGACTCGTTTCGCTCATCCCATACACTGGCTGGACTGTCGTGTCGTTAAGTTCCCGGGATGCCTGGGAGCTCTATACGCTTCGTTCGAGCATCGAGCGGCTCGCGGCGCAGTTGGTGGCTTCGAGCCTGAGTGTGGAGCAGGCCGAGGTGATCCGCAAGAGCTTTGATCAGCTCGTGGAAGCGTGTCAGGGCCGTAGCCAGAAACAGATTGCCGTCGCTGACTTCTCGCTGCACAAGGCGATCATCGTGGCCGCGCGGCACGGCAGGCTGTTGTCTCAGTACGAGTTGGTCGAGCGGCAGATTCGTCTTTACATTCGCTCAAGCGATGCGCTCATTCACGATAATGAAGACATCGTGGCGCAGCACCGACCGATTGTCGAGGCGATCCTCGCGGGCGACGTAAACCGAGCCGGCGCGTTGTCAGAAGCCCACAACATGAGCGAGGGCGAGAAGCTCACTTCCCATCTGCTTTCGCTCGAGGCGAACGCCCAGGCCGAACCGGACGAGCCAGCCACCGCCCGTGGTCGGTTACGGAACCTTAAGCCGAGGAGGCGGTCGGTCGCCTGA
- the eno gene encoding phosphopyruvate hydratase, with protein MSGKITDLKAREILDCRGWPTVQADVYVDNQLLGRADVPQGRSTGTHEAYVLTDGDPNRYRGLGVRKAVQNIEGPIRDVLVGRDVTEQRAIDFALIDLDGTPNKRNLGANAILGASLAVARAGAASAGVPLYRYLNPFAHVLPVPLMNFLNGGKLTANELEIQEFIIMPVGAENYDHAMQMTTEINEHLRELVIARYGILATNTGDEGGFATPMKGIWEPFEFLQKAVEKAGYKAGFGEDVVYGLDCASSHWHDKATGLYMLDGVSYERDALIELYKEVASKYPLGSVEDPLDEEDFDGFVAVTKALPQTQIVGDDLFVTNVERLRVGVARGAANAMLFKVNQIGSLSQAFDSAEYAYRHGYGVQVSERSGETEDPLISDLVVALNGGQIKTGMPIRSERTSKHNRLLQIEGELGSVATYAGHHFRRPR; from the coding sequence ATGTCCGGGAAGATCACTGATTTAAAAGCGCGAGAAATCCTAGATTGCCGCGGTTGGCCCACAGTTCAGGCTGACGTTTATGTAGACAATCAGTTGCTTGGCCGCGCCGACGTTCCGCAGGGACGTTCGACCGGCACGCATGAGGCATACGTGTTGACTGATGGGGATCCGAATCGTTATCGTGGACTGGGTGTGCGGAAGGCGGTGCAGAACATTGAGGGGCCGATTCGCGACGTGCTGGTAGGCCGCGATGTCACCGAACAGCGCGCGATCGACTTCGCGCTGATCGATTTGGATGGGACACCTAACAAAAGAAATTTGGGTGCTAACGCTATTCTGGGCGCTTCGCTCGCGGTTGCCCGAGCCGGTGCAGCGAGCGCGGGCGTGCCGCTTTATCGCTACCTGAATCCGTTCGCACACGTGCTACCTGTACCGCTCATGAACTTCTTGAACGGGGGCAAGCTCACAGCGAACGAGCTGGAGATTCAGGAATTCATCATCATGCCGGTGGGCGCCGAAAACTACGACCACGCGATGCAGATGACTACGGAAATCAACGAGCACTTGCGTGAGCTTGTGATTGCGCGATATGGGATTTTAGCGACCAATACCGGCGACGAGGGTGGTTTTGCAACGCCTATGAAGGGCATCTGGGAGCCCTTTGAATTTCTCCAAAAGGCGGTGGAAAAAGCCGGCTACAAGGCGGGTTTTGGTGAGGACGTGGTGTACGGACTCGACTGTGCGTCGAGCCATTGGCATGACAAGGCTACCGGCCTCTACATGCTAGACGGTGTGTCGTACGAGCGAGATGCACTGATCGAGCTCTACAAGGAAGTCGCTTCGAAGTATCCGCTCGGATCGGTCGAAGATCCGCTTGACGAAGAGGACTTCGACGGATTCGTGGCGGTCACAAAGGCGCTCCCTCAAACGCAAATTGTCGGCGATGATCTGTTCGTGACTAACGTCGAGCGCTTGCGCGTGGGCGTCGCCCGCGGCGCCGCCAATGCGATGCTCTTCAAGGTCAATCAAATCGGCTCGCTCAGTCAGGCATTTGATTCTGCGGAATACGCGTACCGCCATGGCTATGGGGTGCAGGTGTCTGAGCGATCGGGCGAGACGGAAGATCCGCTCATTTCGGACCTTGTGGTGGCGCTGAACGGCGGACAGATAAAGACGGGCATGCCGATTCGCAGCGAACGGACGTCCAAACACAATCGCCTTCTGCAGATCGAAGGTGAACTGGGTTCGGTAGCGACATATGCGGGCCATCATTTCCGTCGTCCGCGCTAA
- a CDS encoding glycerate kinase type-2 family protein, translated as MTYTYIRNREALLADGNADARRLALDIAEEAIAAADPGLALRQAMSISSTALKIGDREYELCEETRIFVIGAGKATFPIAQTIEQILGDRIFKGFVICKRGQHGALRHIEMMLASHPVPDASSLEAAQRTRALLEEVRAGDIVLSCFTGGSSSLFVAPVEGVTLEEKARTTEILLTCGANIVEINDVRKHLSRVKGGRLVEKLPAGTRIVNLTVSDVIGDALDYITDPTVPDRSSFEDARRVLDKYRLWDRLPHTVTAFLRVGAPHYETVRETALQHLEINNVLLVRTDAACAGAVQAAQRRGLRAVLLSTFFEGESSALGRNLAAIGRQIRLDGQPVKPPCLLVGGGETTVTTHGAKGVGGPNQEFATSAALELAGEVGIVVIGMDTDGSDGPTAYAGALADGSTVNLANARGVDLYSALARHDVTPALEAIHHTIETGATGTNVNDLKLVLIV; from the coding sequence ATGACCTATACCTATATCAGAAATAGAGAAGCGCTACTGGCAGACGGCAACGCTGACGCACGCCGTCTCGCGCTCGACATAGCCGAGGAGGCCATCGCAGCGGCCGATCCGGGGCTTGCCTTGCGACAGGCAATGTCGATCTCCAGCACAGCGCTGAAGATTGGCGACAGGGAGTATGAACTGTGCGAAGAGACACGTATCTTCGTCATCGGTGCAGGAAAGGCAACCTTCCCTATCGCTCAAACCATAGAGCAGATACTCGGAGATCGGATTTTCAAGGGCTTCGTGATTTGCAAACGAGGGCAGCATGGCGCATTGCGGCACATCGAGATGATGCTGGCAAGTCATCCGGTGCCGGATGCGTCATCGCTTGAAGCGGCGCAGCGTACGCGCGCGCTTCTCGAAGAGGTGCGCGCGGGCGACATCGTGCTGAGTTGCTTTACCGGAGGTTCGTCGTCGCTGTTTGTCGCGCCGGTCGAGGGCGTCACGCTCGAAGAAAAGGCGCGCACGACCGAGATCCTCCTCACGTGCGGAGCGAACATCGTGGAAATCAACGATGTTCGCAAGCATCTCAGCAGGGTGAAAGGCGGACGTCTTGTCGAAAAGTTGCCTGCGGGCACACGGATCGTGAACCTCACCGTCTCCGACGTCATTGGCGACGCGCTCGATTACATTACCGACCCGACGGTGCCGGACCGGTCCTCTTTTGAGGATGCACGGCGTGTGTTGGACAAGTATCGGTTATGGGACCGGCTGCCACATACCGTGACCGCGTTTCTGCGTGTTGGCGCACCTCACTACGAGACCGTACGCGAGACGGCACTCCAGCACTTGGAGATCAACAACGTGCTGCTTGTACGAACCGACGCGGCGTGCGCAGGCGCTGTGCAGGCGGCGCAGCGCCGCGGCTTACGGGCGGTGCTGCTCTCGACTTTTTTCGAAGGTGAAAGCAGCGCGCTGGGACGCAATCTCGCTGCGATCGGACGCCAGATCAGGCTCGACGGGCAGCCGGTGAAGCCGCCTTGCCTACTGGTCGGCGGCGGGGAGACCACGGTCACGACCCATGGTGCCAAAGGAGTAGGAGGCCCGAACCAGGAGTTCGCAACGAGTGCCGCGCTTGAGCTGGCGGGGGAAGTCGGCATCGTGGTTATCGGCATGGACACCGACGGGAGCGACGGCCCCACCGCCTACGCTGGCGCGCTCGCGGATGGCTCGACGGTCAACCTTGCGAATGCGCGTGGCGTCGATCTCTATAGCGCTCTCGCGCGCCACGACGTTACGCCAGCGCTCGAAGCGATTCATCACACCATCGAAACAGGGGCGACTGGTACCAACGTGAATGATCTGAAGCTAGTGCTGATTGTCTGA
- a CDS encoding Lrp/AsnC family transcriptional regulator, whose product MSTRLDVFDRRILEIVQDNNLATHREIADAIHLSAPSVARRLQRLRQEGVIWKDISVVRPEHIGKRITVVVDVAAEDVGSERIAAMKQRFERCPQVQQCYYVTGDVDFVLIMSVKDMEEYMALSRSLFYEGGHVRDIRTSICMQQVKVSLGIPVGKEGE is encoded by the coding sequence ATGTCCACACGACTGGATGTCTTCGACCGGCGAATCCTCGAGATTGTGCAGGACAACAACCTCGCCACACATCGGGAGATTGCTGACGCGATTCATCTTTCGGCTCCTTCGGTTGCTCGCCGACTGCAGCGCTTGCGCCAAGAAGGGGTCATATGGAAGGACATTAGTGTTGTGCGTCCCGAGCATATCGGGAAGCGGATTACCGTCGTGGTAGACGTGGCGGCGGAGGACGTCGGCAGTGAGCGCATCGCGGCTATGAAACAGAGATTTGAGCGGTGCCCTCAGGTTCAACAGTGCTACTACGTAACGGGCGATGTTGATTTTGTACTCATCATGTCGGTAAAGGACATGGAGGAATACATGGCGTTGAGTCGTTCACTTTTCTACGAAGGCGGACACGTGCGAGATATCCGGACCTCCATCTGCATGCAGCAAGTCAAGGTTTCTCTTGGTATTCCGGTAGGGAAGGAGGGGGAGTAA
- a CDS encoding ABC transporter substrate-binding protein: protein MKEECISTSRREFIAAASALSVAPFFVKTAKAASKQLMVRTSGGAYDEVKRATVYEPFRQETGIEIVTVPATAGKMMAMFRAGQGGLDVIDIGNDALLILNRMGVLQPIDYSRFKYTDVNDIDPSLRLSYQVANYLYANVMCYNTSIYKPGTEPQSVKDFWNVKRFPGTRTLPGIEAGTLSLDMALLADGVPKDKIYPIDIPRAFQSMSRIRPTIKKFWDSGALSTQMIASGDAALGVLWSTRAQVAIDAGAPIAMQWNDNEVLVQAYGIAKSSTNVEAANKFIDYSLSPVVQARWLNKYKAVPANRRAWTQMPASLIDPKTGQPWTASRGHVHNIEWWADNMAKVTQYWSDWVIT, encoded by the coding sequence ATGAAAGAAGAATGCATCAGCACCAGCCGCCGCGAATTTATCGCTGCTGCTTCGGCCCTCAGCGTTGCACCGTTCTTCGTCAAGACTGCCAAGGCAGCGTCCAAGCAACTGATGGTGCGCACTTCGGGCGGCGCTTACGACGAAGTGAAGCGTGCCACGGTCTATGAGCCATTCCGGCAGGAAACCGGAATTGAGATTGTCACTGTGCCGGCTACGGCCGGCAAGATGATGGCCATGTTTCGGGCCGGGCAAGGCGGTCTCGATGTGATCGATATCGGCAATGATGCATTGCTGATTCTCAACCGAATGGGCGTGCTTCAGCCTATCGATTACAGCCGGTTCAAGTACACGGACGTCAATGACATCGATCCGTCGCTGCGCCTGAGCTATCAGGTCGCAAACTATTTGTACGCGAACGTGATGTGCTACAACACGTCAATCTACAAACCCGGGACCGAGCCGCAATCCGTTAAGGATTTCTGGAACGTCAAACGCTTTCCCGGCACGCGCACGTTACCCGGCATTGAGGCTGGCACACTCAGTCTCGACATGGCACTTCTTGCAGACGGTGTGCCGAAGGATAAGATTTACCCGATCGATATTCCGCGTGCGTTTCAGTCGATGTCGCGAATCCGCCCCACTATCAAGAAGTTCTGGGACAGCGGAGCGCTTTCCACGCAGATGATCGCGAGCGGCGATGCGGCGCTGGGCGTGCTATGGAGCACCCGGGCTCAGGTCGCGATCGACGCTGGAGCGCCCATCGCGATGCAGTGGAACGACAACGAGGTGCTGGTCCAGGCGTATGGCATCGCGAAGTCATCGACGAACGTCGAAGCCGCAAACAAATTCATCGACTATAGCCTGAGCCCCGTCGTGCAGGCGCGTTGGCTAAACAAGTACAAAGCCGTACCGGCCAATCGCCGTGCGTGGACGCAGATGCCCGCGAGCCTGATCGACCCGAAGACCGGACAACCTTGGACGGCATCGAGGGGGCACGTTCATAACATCGAGTGGTGGGCCGATAACATGGCGAAGGTTACCCAGTACTGGTCGGACTGGGTCATCACCTGA
- a CDS encoding ABC transporter ATP-binding protein: MNQTESGGAGALELVGLTKHYGPDVAVDRFNAKIAAGEFFSMLGPSGSGKTTTLMMIAGFAGVDEGQLLVDGKDVAKLPPQKRGFGMVFQNYAIFPHMTVFENVAFPLRARGVARSMIADRVKWALDMVQLTRYAERYSRQLSGGQLQRVAIARAIVFHPKVVLMDEPLGALDRNLRYAMQTEIKEIQQRLEMTVVYVTHDQEEALNMSDRIAILSNGRLQQLGNPIDVYQNPANSFTARFLGEANLLRGKVLRIEDGESVVWLSEEGAEFRALFNRGPGVGEACELFVRPEKIALSPCDATPGLDLNTMVGRIERVAFLGNTVRYTVVTPGRLSLTVDAQNGANDRLCRGDNIRVSWSATDSAVLGA; the protein is encoded by the coding sequence TTGAATCAGACAGAAAGCGGCGGGGCAGGCGCGCTTGAACTCGTGGGCTTGACGAAGCACTACGGGCCTGACGTCGCCGTAGACCGCTTCAACGCGAAGATTGCTGCAGGTGAGTTCTTTTCGATGCTCGGTCCATCCGGTTCCGGCAAGACGACCACGCTCATGATGATCGCGGGTTTTGCCGGCGTGGACGAAGGGCAACTGCTCGTCGACGGCAAAGACGTGGCGAAGCTGCCGCCGCAAAAGCGTGGATTCGGTATGGTGTTCCAGAACTACGCGATCTTTCCTCACATGACGGTCTTCGAGAACGTGGCATTTCCGCTGCGCGCCCGCGGTGTGGCGCGGTCGATGATTGCCGACCGAGTAAAGTGGGCGCTAGACATGGTGCAGTTGACTCGCTATGCCGAGCGATATTCGCGTCAACTATCGGGTGGCCAGCTCCAGCGCGTGGCGATCGCGCGCGCCATTGTCTTTCATCCGAAGGTGGTTCTAATGGACGAGCCTCTTGGTGCGCTCGACCGTAACCTTCGTTACGCAATGCAAACTGAGATTAAGGAAATCCAACAGCGCCTTGAGATGACCGTGGTGTACGTGACACATGACCAGGAGGAAGCGCTCAATATGTCCGACCGGATCGCGATCCTGAGCAACGGTCGGCTACAGCAGTTGGGCAATCCGATCGACGTCTACCAGAATCCGGCGAACAGCTTCACGGCGCGGTTCTTGGGCGAGGCGAATCTGCTGCGCGGCAAGGTGCTGCGGATCGAAGACGGCGAAAGCGTTGTTTGGTTGTCAGAGGAGGGCGCGGAGTTCCGTGCGCTCTTCAACCGCGGGCCCGGGGTCGGAGAGGCGTGCGAACTTTTCGTGCGCCCCGAGAAGATCGCGTTGTCTCCGTGTGATGCCACCCCGGGTCTTGATCTCAACACGATGGTCGGACGTATCGAACGAGTCGCCTTTCTTGGCAATACCGTACGCTACACCGTGGTTACGCCGGGAAGACTGTCGTTGACGGTGGACGCGCAGAACGGTGCGAACGACCGGCTGTGCCGTGGCGACAACATCCGGGTATCGTGGTCCGCGACAGATTCCGCTGTTCTAGGAGCCTGA
- a CDS encoding ABC transporter permease, with the protein MRTRLMDANGLLILPSLIVLLAIFAAPLVWFFVKTLAIDVAPGTLTSVVTDVMKSRAVQVALSYTIWNSLIVTMVSLVMGYPIAYYLANRSGMRLKVVIFCVVIPYFTSTIVRTYAWMVLLGNDGVVNRMLVSLGLAKQPEQLLYNNGAVIVGMVYVMLPFVVLTLYAVMRRIDTNLLRAAEALGASPTYTFLRIYLPLTMSGVVSSALMVIILSIGFFITPALMGGPRDVMLGMLIQRSVEILLDWRSASVISLVLLAATLVLYAIYAKVTDIQRLLGASV; encoded by the coding sequence ATGCGAACGCGATTGATGGATGCCAATGGCCTGTTGATACTCCCGTCGCTAATCGTGCTACTGGCGATATTTGCCGCACCGCTTGTCTGGTTCTTCGTGAAGACGCTGGCGATCGACGTTGCTCCCGGCACCCTGACAAGCGTTGTCACGGACGTGATGAAATCGCGGGCGGTACAGGTGGCGCTTTCATATACGATCTGGAACTCGCTGATCGTCACAATGGTGTCGCTCGTCATGGGCTATCCGATCGCCTACTACCTCGCGAATCGTAGCGGCATGCGGTTGAAGGTCGTGATTTTTTGCGTCGTAATTCCTTACTTCACGAGCACCATCGTACGTACGTACGCCTGGATGGTGCTTCTTGGCAACGACGGGGTGGTGAACCGCATGCTCGTCAGCCTCGGCTTAGCAAAACAACCCGAACAGCTTCTTTACAACAATGGCGCGGTGATCGTGGGCATGGTGTACGTCATGTTGCCGTTCGTGGTGCTCACGCTGTACGCGGTTATGAGGCGCATCGATACGAATCTGCTTCGCGCGGCCGAAGCGCTAGGTGCAAGTCCGACCTATACCTTTTTAAGGATCTACCTGCCCCTCACGATGAGCGGCGTGGTGTCCAGCGCGCTCATGGTGATCATTTTGTCGATTGGTTTCTTTATCACACCCGCGTTGATGGGCGGCCCGCGTGATGTCATGCTCGGTATGCTGATTCAGCGATCGGTGGAGATTTTGCTCGACTGGCGGTCGGCTTCGGTGATCTCCCTCGTGCTGTTGGCGGCCACGCTGGTGCTATACGCCATCTACGCCAAAGTCACCGATATTCAGCGTCTTCTTGGAGCCAGCGTATGA
- a CDS encoding ABC transporter permease, producing the protein MKYGVSFVTAIGCAILVMPILIVVTISFGGDTFVVFPPRHYSLHWFHVLFGDLDWREAFVSSVRIALVACVLATFTGFLAAYALVRGTFPFKRLILTFTLMPMIVPTIITSVAMYFLTAKLGLVGNVLWVGMCHAVLALPLVVLILSSVLQSIDPNLERAALSLGASRARMLRTLVAPLALPGMVSAALFAFLASFDELVVAMFLTNAQSKTLPVKIWSSLELEIEPTISAVSTVLIIVTAFVLVCETLLRRSSSRASSRVASH; encoded by the coding sequence ATGAAATACGGCGTTTCGTTTGTCACCGCGATCGGTTGTGCCATTCTCGTAATGCCGATTTTGATCGTCGTTACCATCTCATTCGGGGGTGACACGTTCGTTGTGTTCCCGCCGCGGCACTACTCGCTCCACTGGTTCCATGTCCTGTTCGGGGATCTCGACTGGCGCGAAGCCTTCGTTTCGAGCGTAAGGATTGCCCTCGTGGCCTGCGTGTTGGCGACGTTCACGGGCTTTCTTGCCGCGTATGCGCTTGTACGCGGCACTTTCCCGTTCAAACGTCTGATCCTCACATTCACGCTCATGCCGATGATCGTTCCAACCATCATTACCTCGGTCGCAATGTATTTTTTGACCGCGAAGCTGGGGCTCGTCGGCAATGTGCTTTGGGTAGGGATGTGTCATGCCGTGCTCGCGCTGCCGCTCGTCGTGCTGATTCTCTCCTCGGTCCTACAGTCGATCGATCCCAATCTCGAGCGGGCGGCATTGAGCCTTGGGGCCTCGCGCGCCCGCATGTTGCGCACGCTGGTCGCGCCGCTGGCGCTACCTGGCATGGTGTCAGCCGCATTGTTCGCGTTCCTTGCGTCGTTCGACGAACTCGTGGTGGCCATGTTTCTCACAAACGCGCAAAGCAAGACGTTGCCAGTCAAGATCTGGAGCAGCCTTGAGCTCGAAATAGAACCGACGATCTCCGCGGTCAGCACCGTGCTGATTATCGTCACCGCATTCGTGCTGGTGTGCGAAACGTTGTTAAGACGCTCTTCGTCACGTGCTTCCTCGCGAGTAGCTTCGCATTGA